In Thalassophryne amazonica chromosome 14, fThaAma1.1, whole genome shotgun sequence, one DNA window encodes the following:
- the inhbb gene encoding inhibin beta B chain — translation MSVYSVALSCLVACVLSVRCATGAETQTLPRESCASCGLRAPDQSERVDVDFLEAVKRHILNRLQMRDRPNITHPIPKAAMVTALRRLHAGKVREDGRVEVPSFEGQASFSNEVQSETSEIISFAESDEQTSPKSGLYFLISNEGNQNLFVSQANLWLYFRVLPAGPEKGIRRKVTVKILYQDAGAASGMERGQGGSDGGGAGRWSLVEKRVDLKRNGWHTFPLSEAVRAVFGKDNRRQDLEVHCEGCDTAGVVPVLVDPGDPSHRPFLLVRARQVDGKHRIRKRGLECDGTSGGLCCRQQFYIDFRLIGWNDWIIAPPGYYGNYCEGRCPAYMAGVPGSASSFHTAVVNQYRMRGMSPGSVNSCCIPTKLSTMSMLYFDDGYNIIKRDVPNMIVEECGCA, via the exons ATGAGCGTGTACAGCGTGGCGTTGTCCTGTTTAGTTGCGTGCGTCCTCTCCGTGCGCTGCGCCACAGGCGCCGAGACGCAAACGTTGCCCCGGGAGTCGTGTGCGTCCTGCGGCCTCAGAGCTCCGGATCAGTCTGAGCGCGTGGACGTTGATTTTTTGGAGGCGGTGAAGCGACACATCCTGAACAGGCTGCAGATGAGAGACAGACCCAACATCACTCATCCCATCCCGAAGGCTGCGATGGTGACAGCCCTGAGGAGGCTGCACGCGGGCAAAGTGCGCGAGGACGGCAGAGTGGAGGTCCCCAGTTTTGAGGGACAAGCCTCCTTCAGCAACGAAGTCCAATCAGAGACCTCTGAGATTATCAGCTTCGCTGAATCAG ATGAGCAAACATCACCCAAGTCTGGTCTCTACTTCCTCATCTCCAATGAAGGCAACCAGAACCTGTTTGTGTCCCAGGCTAACCTGTGGCTCTATTTCCGCGTACTGCCAGCTGGTCCTGAGAAGGGTATCCGGCGGAAAGTCACAGTCAAGATCCTCTACCAGGATGCTGGAGCTGCTAGTGGTATGGAAAGAGGCCAAGGTGGAAGTGATGGTGGGGGTGCGGGACGGTGGTCTCTGGTGGAGAAGCGTGTGGACCTGAAACGCAATGGTTGGCATACGTTCCCGCTGTCAGAGGCAGTGAGGGCGGTGTTTGGGAAAGACAACCGGCGACAGGACCTGGAGGTCCACTGTGAGGGCTGTGACACAGCTGGAGTGGTACCAGTGTTGGTCGATCCGGGCGACCCGTCCCACCGGCCCTTTCTACTGGTGCGGGCACGACAGGTGGATGGCAAACACCGCATTCGCAAGCGAGGGCTGGAGTGTGATGGCACCAGCGGAGGCCTGTGCTGCCGGCAGCAGTTCTACATAGACTTCCGTCTTATTGGCTGGAACGATTGGATCATTGCACCGCCTGGCTATTATGGCAACTATTGCGAGGGCAGGTGCCCAGCCTACATGGCAGGTGTGCCTGGCTCAGCTTCGTCCTTCCACACGGCCGTAGTAAATCAGTATCGTATGAGAGGGATGAGCCCCGGCTCTGTCAACTCCTGTTGCATCCCCACAAAGCTCAGTACTATGTCCATGCTCTACTTTGATGACGGGTACAACATTATCAAGAGGGATGTGCCCAACATGATTGTGGAGGAGTGCGGCTGTGCTTGA